GCTTTTGCGTATGCACTGTAAAGTAaggaaattgatttttttttaaattgcacaTAGAGGGTTAAGATTTCAATTTAATTTCAAACGGACAAATCTGAGTGAGCTGTAGATGTGACGTCCTCATCAAAGCTCCTCGTCATTATGAAAGTAATTTAACCATTGCCTTTTTAATCTTCTCAAACTTGAAAAGCCCATAAGAATGTTGTACGAAGCAAAtttatcgttttttatttcttcgCTTTTCTCTTGTTAAATAGTAATGACATGAATTATCGAGGACATATTTTTACAGTAGTTTTCTTATTGTATGCGTTTTTTCTACCTTTAGTTACTGTGTTTGGAGGCTTTCTGTTTAACAACATATTGTAGCTAACCATGTGCATCCAGGCAGTATAGCAGGCCCATATAGAATCTGTGCAAATTCTGCATAGTAGAAAAGAATGgtaaatttctttgctctgttgaacacaaaagaagatattttagacacacttttaattaacattgtaatttgtcctactatggtagtctcTGGTGGCAAaaaaacaagcattcttccaaatatctttctctgtgttcatcagaacaaagacatttatacagattaggaacaactcgagggtgagtaaatgatgacagaattttcctttttgggtgaaccttaAATTGCTTTagattaaagcgtctgccaaatgcgtaaatgtaagtCTGTGGTAAACTGTGATTTAAATCTCCATTTAACACACTTGGAGACAttcatgtttaaatgtattttacagaattgccacttaaaattgacaaaaaaacCTGATTTTTGATTCTGTCTGGGCCTGACATAGTCTCACAGTAACATGACTACCTTACAAAACCAACAACTCTACCATCAAAAGGAGTCTTTTAACATTGAGAGGTAGTCACGTCACTGTCACAAATAACAATGTCATCAAGCTTCCTGCCTCTATTTTCAGTTCGTCCAGTGTCATTTCAAATGTTGCTTGTTTCtacctgtacagtatatatcattGTCATGCCACAAGACTTGTTCATTCCATATAGTCCTGAAGACTCAGAAACCCGTCATCCTCTGGCTTTAGATGATAGCAGAGGACGATGCGAGTGTGTTTTTGAGTGTGCCTCCAAGCTCTGTTGATGGACTGAATCAGAAAGACTGGTCCTACATGGACAGGACAGGTGGATATGCATCACCATCACATCCATGCCTTAATCTTCTCACTAACACCGCTGCAGCTTTGCcagaaaatcaaaacaaatgatGGTAATGCACCTACAATCAAGTTTTGGTTTTCCTCATGGCTGGATTGTATGCTAACACGGCACGTCTTTAGTTCTCTTTATAGGGATTTCTATTAAAGACTATTAAGATACGTACCATTTTTCAATCTCCAGCTTTTGGGGTCTCATTTGGTGCTTCACCATACTCACAGTGATATGTATTATAATAATGCAATAGTGCATTGTGTTTCTATCATTTCCACTCGTGTTGGGAACTCACTATGAACACCAGTGATTGACCTCTCTGGCATCGAGACACGAGACAATGAACAAAGCTGGCTCACGCTTTCTCAAGGGCTTACTTTCTCTTCTGTCAGTATCCGTTTCCTTTGGAGGTGAGAGAGTGTGTCTGTGATAAACAATGTGTTTGTCACCGACAATCCTTTACAAGAGGTGAATTACTAATGACTTGAATAATCACTTTATAGGCCTTCATTTACTTCCAACGTTCTCATTTTCCTAAGAAAACAGTTTTCATGACATCATTGAAATCCTGTAAAAGGAACAGTTATCTGCTCTGTGCTAGTAATGTCTGTTTAGCTTTCACGTGTTTTGTATTGTTGTGCTACATATGGTACCCTGTTATTGGGTTATAGAGCAACCAAATCACAAACCCATCTGAAACATATGCAAAATCTGTCAAGAGTAATAGAGATTCTTTTCTCTGTAAAAGAAATAGAAGTTAACCTCTGTGACAACTGGCCAAATAAAATGCTCAAATTAAAGCATTGCTATAtgttcaatttatttttgatgGTACAAATACAATCGGTGAACGAACAGTATGTAATTATGTCCCCTTTTATTTGCAGgactgaataaaataaaatgtacagcGTGCCCCAGCCAAGGCAAAGTCTTTAACTCCTTTATCTCGGAGTACATTTTAGGTTTCAAGCATCCCTGGGGTCTACTTTTTAACATCTCTCCTCGTGGTATCCATGCTTACTATGATACTTGGGTCATTCCATTCTTTCAGTACTTGAACGGCACAAATGCGCCTTTGGTTTAAAAAGATTTTGAACATGCTAGTCCAAAGAGTTTTTCAGGCAACTGAACTGAACTTTCCTTAAAAATAGGCCGATGTTTTCCTTCAGGAATATGTCCTCGTTCCTACTGGTCTTAGCACAGCGTGATGTTTTAAAAACTCTGAACAATGCGACTTGTTTTTCGGGCCTCGGCGTTCAACTCGCCGAATGTTTCAAAGAATTGTTCCATCTCCCGTTGCAGAGTGGTGTTCCGTCTGTCTGCGTCAGCACGGGCGCGCTCTACGTTCCTCATCTTGATCTCAGCCACTCTGACCCAGCGGCGCTGTTGCTCCAGAGTGGAATGCAACCCTGTGACTTCCCCCAGTAATACCTTGTTCCTCTGCTCCAGCCTAAAGACAGAAATGATCATCGGGTTATTAGGGGACATTCTGTATttgagttttgtttttttgtccctttacaattcctccttttTGTGGCATTATATTTGCTTACCTGTTGATTTTTGCATCATATTCGACTTTCTGCCTGACCATCTGTTGCCGAAGCCCTGCGACGAGGCATTGCATCGCATGGGAGGCTGGAAAACCTAGTGGCTCAAGGGGAGCATTTGGCAAGAAGACTTCTCTGCTGCCGGTACTTAAAGGGGCATCTGTGGGTGCAGAAGAGGAGGCCGGTGAGTTAGGACGAGGACCTTCCTCACCAAAGTCCATTCTGAAAGAGGTGAAGTGTCCGGGAGAATCGTGGCAAGGACTTGCCGCTCCGCCGCTCCCGCTGTCCTCATCCAAAGGCACGATCTCACAAGAGGACCAAGAGCTACTGCTGTCAGCTATACTAGCAGTACCACCTTTTCCCTCCACAATAGCACATGACTTCTTGTCTTCTGTATATCCCTTCCCTTGATCCTCAACACCCATGTTGTCATAGACAGACAAGGTACTGTCTTGGGCTTCACTGTTACCTCCACTGTCCCCTAGGGCTCTCTCTGGTCCCCAGGTGGGCTCCTCCATATCCGGCCAGCTCCTCGACTGCACGCAACTTTCAATCCCAACCTCCAGAACTTTGTTCGTGCAGGCAGGTGGTGGGGAGGAGGGTGAAGGTCTTGTTTGAAGAAATGCATGTGCTGGGCTGTGTTGACAATTGTAGTTGTCATAAATCAGGGCGGAGCTGGTACATGAAGACTCTTCTGTGAGCTGGTGCCCCACCTCAGATAGATGGTGGGTAACATTATTGTCACTAGGGCTTTGATGAGACCCTCTCCTCTCCGTCTTTAGCGACAATGAGAGAGTTCGTCGACAGGCTAAAGTCTGGTTAGGAAGCGGGGTGGGGTTTTCAGTCAGAAGAGGTTGGGCAGGGGGTTCAACATGCACCCATTCCGCAAGAATCTGTGAATTGGGATGGATGGATGGTAAAGTGGCCTCTGGAAGGTGGTAGTTCTCTCTTGTGAAGAGCAAGGTGTGCTCTCGAATCAGTTCTGACATTAGATGTTGCACAACTGCTGCCCCTAGTGGGAGAGAGATGTTATTGCAGAGTGCAAGATCTGTCAAAATCTCAGGGCTTTTCCTGACTTAGGTCCCTTTTACACAAAGCTAGAAGTTGCTCACCTCCAATGATACTTTCTGGATCCTCAGCTTTAGGTCGGAGGATATTTGGCCCGAAAACAGTTGCCAAATTCTGGATGCTCATCTTGTTAATGTTGGAGTATGATTGGACATCGTTTAAAAATCTGGAACTGAGATGTGTAGAATGCTAAAACTCAAAGTCTTTCGAATTAGATTAACATCACAACATATTGTTTGGTATAGATATAAAGGTCTTTGAATGAGAAAGATGGAGTTAAGTCTTACTGGCAGATGTATTTCAGCAGGTTGAAGTTTGCGACAGGAAGCTCGTAAAGGAGACTCCTCAACTCTTGCAAACCCTCAAGTCAGACCAGGATGAAATGACGAGACAAAAAGTACTTGTAAGTCCTTAAATGACCTCAATGTCAGTATACAACAGTGTTGATTCATACATTGATTAAAATACACGATGATACCTGTTCTCTGTCTAAGGGGATCTTTTTGCCACATACAAGAAACTCCTCATAACGGGAATATGGCACCAGAGGTTCAGGCAGCTCCCTGAGGTAAAGCTTCAGTAGAGACGCCACTGTGTGGACATCTGTGCTGCTAAGAGAGCCAACatgtatattcattttgtgactaaataaaatattaactaATACATGCATGTTCTGATCTAAAGTGTAAACTCTGTGCTAAATACAAAACTGTTGACCCAAATTAGCGTATTGGCTAACTTGGCTACAGTTAGTTGAATgtagattaaagggatagttcccctaAAACTGTCATGTAtttgccctcatgtcattacaaacctgtaagatattttgagaaatgtttgattgtactgtatggacacaagtggttttgtgtccatatattggaagtcaatgggttccagtgttgtttggttaccagtgtCTTTGCTAAACTTCTTTTCTcttttgcaaaagaaagtcatacaggtttggaataacatgagggcgAATAAAGGGTCAAAAAAGTTATCATGGatgaataataaacaaaagaaatatgTAAAATGCAAAACATACACAATTATTTGCACATtaatttattattgtattaacCTATTGTATAAACTAAACACGTTGAAAGTATTTATTTCTGTTCCATCCACCAATTTACGTCTAGGCCAGTATCAATAATGACAATAAAGGATTGTATAAGATGATACATTATTTATATGTACACAATATTATATAATGGAGATAACCGAACAGtgacggcacccattcacttgcactgatttcgtgtccatacaatagaagtcaatgggtgtcgccattgttcggttaccaactttcttcaaaatatcttcttttgtgttctgcagaagaaagaaaggcataaAGGTATGTAATGACAAGAAGGGGGATTAAATGacgacaacatttttatttttgggtgaactatcactttagttTTTGCAGTACTTTTAATGTAAATCTTTTACCTATCGAAGGATGGTTTCTCTCCAGCATCAAAAGCTTCCTGTAGCTCTTTAACCAGTGTGGCCTGACCGGACTGTCTGAAGAGTCCCACCTCTGTCAGCCCGTGCTCACGGATAAAATCTACACACTGTTCTACCACCAGAGGAGCCATGTGATCCCCATATCTCCTCTCATACAGGACTGTCTCCTCCAACCTTTGACCAAACACACCTGTGATAGAAACCACGATAGAAAGCTGTCAGACACAAACCCTGTTTAGATTCCTACCTAATTTTGTTACCTGGGATGTGGTGAAACAGCAAATAGGTGTTAACACAACTGCCATAGATTGAATGTTTAAAGAATGTCATGTAAAAAGTGCATATGCATAAATAGAAATGCACCCTGGCTGCTACTGCACTGCACCAAAAAAAAACTGCACACTGTGTGTGATCTCTCTCaggttaatgttgtttttaaaggaacagtctacccaaaaataaagtctTTCAGCTTCAATCACTCTTTAGcaatacaatgaaagtaaatggtaTCTGAAGTTGTCAGTAAATGTAACACACATCTCATTTCGTATCCAAACAAAAAAGGAAGTCGGAACAACGTgagatttttttcatctttgaataaactgttcctttaaatactcACGTCGTTTGAAGCTCAGGACCCTTTTAATCTTCCTGTAAGCAGAGTGAGAAAGATAGCTTCCAGTTCTCTGGATAGTCTGCTTGTTTTCAGGCATCTTTGTGTCTTTTATCCCCTGTCTTCTCGTCTTTAAGACATACACACATCTGTTACTCCGTCCTGCTTTTATCTTTTCCAAAACTACGTCTTTTCAGTCTTTGAAATAAACCTGTAACCGGCACTAAACAAATATCGTCATTGAACCTAAATCCTCTTCCCTCGTGTTTTCCCAACTCCTGGTTGGTGTAGAACTGGATGTTcctttctcttctctcttcctcctcccttctctttctctcctgtcTGCAGGTAAGGCGATAAGGCTTGGTGCATCGAAGAgaagcgctctctctctctcctgctgatGTGCAACGCTGGCCCTCCAGCTCAGATATGCCAGCTTATCGGTTATATCAACATTCCAATTCACTTGACAGTCCTCGTCCAGAAACAAGAGCCATTGTTCAAGGCAAGCGCGTACCTCTAGAAATTTGACCACGTCACCACATTTCTGCGAACATACTCGGAGGAAACACATGaaatcaataaaaaagaaatgtcagCAATGTCAAGATTTCTTTGTTTGTAGTTTGGTATCTCTTCATATTAAGTAGGCGTCCTTGATGTCATGGGTTATGAAAACACTGAGTCCACGCTGttattcatgtttcatgtttgacatcttcaCCGGCTTCTTTTAGGCAACTCCCGAGAGAAAATTACAATGCAGATGTTCCACATGATGCCCCCACTTCGAGCGGGTGTCCCGGTCTTATGCCATTGTTGACAAGTCTGCGTTCGCCCGCAAGGGAAGGTTATGTTTGTCTGGACTTAATTGTCTAAAGTTTCCTTTGACATGACTCGGCACCTCCTTGGTTCACTGTCAAATTAAGTCCTCCTCTCTACGTGGCTTCATTTCAGGATTCTTTCCTATGTCTTTCATTCGCTCTTGTTGAATGCCTTTTGGTACACCCTTCCTCTCCTGTTTTAATCTTTGTCTTTGGCTGTTCTTTCCCACCTCTCTCTTCACTTCACTGCAGGCTCACTGGAGCATAGCCAAGATGGCATCAACACCCTCTATTTTCCCCTATCTTTGTACCCTTTTCAGGAATCATTAACGCAACAAAACACAGATTGACTAAAAATAAATGAGCTGGAACCTTctgcctctctttctcttctcttctctttctttctttctttctttctttctttctttctttctttctttctttctttctttctttctttctttctttctttctttctttctttctttccctctctctctctctctctctctctctctctctctcttgttcttactttgtttctttctttctctctctccgtccCCTTATACTTCACATGGCCTGCATCCAAATATGTTCCATTGGATAAACCTGAACACACCCCCCTGAAACTCTTTTTATACATCTGTACACGGTAACATGGCCTCTGATGAGATCTCAGTCTAAAACGGTTCCTGAGACACTGGCCCGGCAGTGCATTTGGCTGTGAGCTATCTCGGGCCATCTCTCACCTTTTCAGAGCCTCAGGCTGTGGGGATTTATGTCTGTGAGGTAATGTAGGGAATTCATTGGGAATGTTAATCTCTGGGGAATAAGCATAGACATGGACTCTGTGGCTCAAATTTATCTTAGATTTGCATGTGTAGACATGCATCTTATAGGACATCACACATTGCCTTTGTAGAACAACATGTAGAATGTCATTTTGAAGCAGATTATTGATGTACTGTGTATGTGGACAATAGAATTGATGAGAATGATGTTattgaaatgttaaaaatagaGCTGTTCAGCAATAAATCATGATTAatctcatccagaataaaagtttgtttacataatatatgtgtgcatattcattttgtatttataaatagggatgcaccgatatttaaattttggccgataaccgataattatttaacactggaagccgataatcgatatattggccaatatatagtatctaaatattaatattacattttctgagacagaaacaaaaggcaaaaagtggacagctgcttttatttgaaaacattcactgcagaaaacaaggtaaccattagttctctttttccctAAAAATCATGAACCAagctactttacactagtttaagattctttaactttaaaatttttctggtatgtttatttaataaacaaaaagatgttcttccagagcaacccagaaacgtgttcttaatagccacaagtctaacaggtctcaagacagaaagcattcagacagcaatcggctttaaaaaaatatgctttagttcctataatttacacattcataaatatctacatactgtacctacattaacaatgttttgctaatagcagtaagtgattgatcatgacagaaagacagtactgtactggattttaactgtgagcagcgtgcagctgaagtggtttaattagagaaaatgattcataatttattggCTATAATTTGTCGGCCTAAATTTTAACACTAAAAATGGCCGATAATTCatcgtgcatccctatttataaacacatacacatatgtatatatttacggAAAATATAaagcagaaaaataaataaacgtaaatatataatttcaattattggtaaatgtaaattaatgcatctaaatatttcctaaatttacatgtatgtttatgtttttgtgtttataaatacaaaatgaatatgcacagtacacagatatattatgtaaacacaaacttttattatggatgcgattaatcgtgattaatcgtttgacagggCCTATTAAAAAGTAATGCTAGCGCATCTTTCATTTcgcttattttttgtttctttttgttttggcCAATGAATCTGAATTTAATGAGGATTCATGAAAAGGATCTATATTTGGGATATTCTGTGTATTTATGTGGTTTATACAGCACACACTGAGTATTTTAGAATGCTTAAACTCTAACACATTAGCggtaatgttaaaaaatgtctacTTTGTCTTGAATAGCATCACTTTTAGTggcatgtgtttttttatttttgagctAAGGTAGACAATGCGAGGTCTGTGAGACGTCTAGTCCTCTGAGTGTGTCATGCATGGCCCGTGATTTGGAAATAAgtggaatgtgtgtgtgttgttttgacTATGACTGAATTCCGATCCAATCTTGTGTTTCAAGGTTCGGCGTATTCAGGCAGTCGGGTCACACCAAATGTAAAATTATCAAGTGTGTAGTCACGGTAACTTGCACAAGGCTGGATTTTCCAGAGACCACAGGTTGGAGATCAGTTTGATAATGTGGTCATGATGCAGTGAGTGTATGTGCATGTACCTGTGAAAGGTATCCAGATGCCTTTGTTTAGGCTTTTCAGCCACTCCTCCCCCTGACCACAGCTGTTTGACAGGAAGAAATATGAACCAGGACTAACCAGCACATCTCTGTTTCCTCCTGATTGAGAAATCTAATAAATTAATATCAAGTAATTGCAATTTTGACAGTCTGAtttcacaggaatttgtaactCTACGAGATGGCTAACTTGTTTGAAAAACATATGCTTAGTAGAAAAAAGCAAACATGAAgtcccacccctaaacctaacgtcatgaaggcaaatcatttaaaaatataaaaatagattGTATCAATTCATACAGATTAGACGCTTAAAATAATCACGAATTGCTGCGAGCAGGGCTCGAATTGAGGGGGGTCTTGGGGGATCCGGGAcccccataaggcattagggaccccGTATAAgatgtaaaaaatatacttaGGGGGTCCTTcagatatatttatataataataataattacaaatcTAAAATTTGAGCAGATAAGGCGATAAATATTGTgaatgaattatttacaataattaagtCTGTTGCATCTTTTTTATGCTCCTCACAGTTTTGTCAACCCAGTATAACAACAGAACAGAAATTCTAGGTCTTTGAATTTGTGAAGATTTAAAGTAGAGATTTGTATGTGTTTGCCAACATTTCCATTGAGATAAAGAtcaacaaattaaaaaatactaaacaaaagcagattttttttgtctaaaacaaatagtaatttatgcatttggcggaCACTTTAATCTAAAGTCATTTATGGTGTATTTATTTTGGTATACATATACGTTTTATAAATTAAGATGTTCTATGTGTTCCTACAATTTTACAATTTCAAGCTTTCGTTTTACACTAAAACtcaatgcaatgcaatgcaaaattCAAACACAAGTAAAACAGCTGTAAAAATGAAtctaaaaaacacagaaatttgGCTTGTGTAAAGTCATACTAATAATAAGAGTGTACTGTACTCCTATTTATTGTGAGAAATATCTCTGTTGGCCCTTAATGGTCACTGTGTCCTTCAAGTCTATCAGTGAGCATACTGGAAGACAGCCCAAGATGAATTAGATGACCATTTCTTATCTCTAAGCACCACAACAGTTCGGCAAGGCAAACTTAGATCATCGATtttcataatttaattaaaaactcTTGCCGTTTTTTCTCTTTTACTTTTCTCTGAGACAATATTAATCACAGCATGAGTCTCGGTCACAATTAAAGCATGCCACAGATTCCACTCACAGCAGAGTGGCGTAATTAATTCCAAAGAGGACACTTTCCGTAACAAGACGAGAGCTGTAAAATCTAGCTAAGTGGTTTATCAATAGCGAGCCCTCGCCAAGGCTGGCCTTTGCAATAATGATATTAAAAGGAGAGCATTGAAATGCCATGAAAGGCTTTTTGACAGATTCAGAGCGGTGACTGTCACAATGGGCACCAATGCTGATCTTGCACTTAACATGAGTATCCCATAATGCTTAACAGATATTTCAGCAACATTAATTGTCTTCTCATTTACTCTCTCGCACATCTGACAGTCAATGTTAGGGAAGcatgtgtgttttaaaaaaatgatacataATTCATATTGCTTATTAGGCCACCACCACCAAAATGGTTTGTGCCACAGCTGGCCTAAACTAACAGCATTGGTGATtaccaaaatatgttttatgtttctgtAAAGGTTAATCCATCAGTATGCCTAAGCTCTTAAGTCTCAGTAGTATTTATAATGCTCACATTTCGTCGTTGTCCTTCCAAACCCTTGTTTGTCCAAATTTGctttcaggaaatagaaaaaacactgtatttttaaatgactttttaaaagctttttattGATTAGATATTTGTCAAATCcactgacaaacataaagagtgactactaataatgatttatgaaaaaaataaaaatcaggaaatatggagatacaaggtttcagaaggacagcagcaatatgaTTGATGTTATCCATAGATTTTCGAATGTACTGCTTTACAAAAAAAGGGGGGATAGAACTTTATTATGCCCAATCAGTTATTTACAGTCCTTAATAGAAACATTCGTTTTAATGGTTGAATATTACGCTTGATTAATTTCTGACTTCTAAGAGACGTTGAATGTGCCAGCTCAAATTTGGG
The Triplophysa rosa linkage group LG19, Trosa_1v2, whole genome shotgun sequence genome window above contains:
- the si:ch211-247j9.1 gene encoding rho GTPase-activating protein 24 isoform X1; the protein is MGLTCFKSWKYNSTAQKGGNRDVLVSPGSYFFLSNSCGQGEEWLKSLNKGIWIPFTGVFGQRLEETVLYERRYGDHMAPLVVEQCVDFIREHGLTEVGLFRQSGQATLVKELQEAFDAGEKPSFDSSTDVHTVASLLKLYLRELPEPLVPYSRYEEFLVCGKKIPLDREQGLQELRSLLYELPVANFNLLKYICQFLNDVQSYSNINKMSIQNLATVFGPNILRPKAEDPESIIGGAAVVQHLMSELIREHTLLFTRENYHLPEATLPSIHPNSQILAEWVHVEPPAQPLLTENPTPLPNQTLACRRTLSLSLKTERRGSHQSPSDNNVTHHLSEVGHQLTEESSCTSSALIYDNYNCQHSPAHAFLQTRPSPSSPPPACTNKVLEVGIESCVQSRSWPDMEEPTWGPERALGDSGGNSEAQDSTLSVYDNMGVEDQGKGYTEDKKSCAIVEGKGGTASIADSSSSWSSCEIVPLDEDSGSGGAASPCHDSPGHFTSFRMDFGEEGPRPNSPASSSAPTDAPLSTGSREVFLPNAPLEPLGFPASHAMQCLVAGLRQQMVRQKVEYDAKINRLEQRNKVLLGEVTGLHSTLEQQRRWVRVAEIKMRNVERARADADRRNTTLQREMEQFFETFGELNAEARKTSRIVQSF
- the si:ch211-247j9.1 gene encoding rho GTPase-activating protein 24 isoform X3, with amino-acid sequence MPENKQTIQRTGSYLSHSAYRKIKRVLSFKRRVFGQRLEETVLYERRYGDHMAPLVVEQCVDFIREHGLTEVGLFRQSGQATLVKELQEAFDAGEKPSFDSSTDVHTVASLLKLYLRELPEPLVPYSRYEEFLVCGKKIPLDREQGLQELRSLLYELPVANFNLLKYICQFLNDVQSYSNINKMSIQNLATVFGPNILRPKAEDPESIIGGAAVVQHLMSELIREHTLLFTRENYHLPEATLPSIHPNSQILAEWVHVEPPAQPLLTENPTPLPNQTLACRRTLSLSLKTERRGSHQSPSDNNVTHHLSEVGHQLTEESSCTSSALIYDNYNCQHSPAHAFLQTRPSPSSPPPACTNKVLEVGIESCVQSRSWPDMEEPTWGPERALGDSGGNSEAQDSTLSVYDNMGVEDQGKGYTEDKKSCAIVEGKGGTASIADSSSSWSSCEIVPLDEDSGSGGAASPCHDSPGHFTSFRMDFGEEGPRPNSPASSSAPTDAPLSTGSREVFLPNAPLEPLGFPASHAMQCLVAGLRQQMVRQKVEYDAKINRLEQRNKVLLGEVTGLHSTLEQQRRWVRVAEIKMRNVERARADADRRNTTLQREMEQFFETFGELNAEARKTSRIVQSF
- the si:ch211-247j9.1 gene encoding rho GTPase-activating protein 24 isoform X2 translates to MGLTCFKSWKYNSTAQKGGNRDVLVSPGSYFFLSNSCGQGEEWLKSLNKGIWIPFTGVFGQRLEETVLYERRYGDHMAPLVVEQCVDFIREHGLTEVGLFRQSGQATLVKELQEAFDAGEKPSFDSTDVHTVASLLKLYLRELPEPLVPYSRYEEFLVCGKKIPLDREQGLQELRSLLYELPVANFNLLKYICQFLNDVQSYSNINKMSIQNLATVFGPNILRPKAEDPESIIGGAAVVQHLMSELIREHTLLFTRENYHLPEATLPSIHPNSQILAEWVHVEPPAQPLLTENPTPLPNQTLACRRTLSLSLKTERRGSHQSPSDNNVTHHLSEVGHQLTEESSCTSSALIYDNYNCQHSPAHAFLQTRPSPSSPPPACTNKVLEVGIESCVQSRSWPDMEEPTWGPERALGDSGGNSEAQDSTLSVYDNMGVEDQGKGYTEDKKSCAIVEGKGGTASIADSSSSWSSCEIVPLDEDSGSGGAASPCHDSPGHFTSFRMDFGEEGPRPNSPASSSAPTDAPLSTGSREVFLPNAPLEPLGFPASHAMQCLVAGLRQQMVRQKVEYDAKINRLEQRNKVLLGEVTGLHSTLEQQRRWVRVAEIKMRNVERARADADRRNTTLQREMEQFFETFGELNAEARKTSRIVQSF